In Carya illinoinensis cultivar Pawnee chromosome 7, C.illinoinensisPawnee_v1, whole genome shotgun sequence, the following are encoded in one genomic region:
- the LOC122315897 gene encoding GRIP and coiled-coil domain-containing protein 2 isoform X4 produces the protein MDEVSLEPEQTGESGDVSAYDGATLSDGFSASVLNLYEVDGISSANLAMKNQKSEQIVPGSYYEENSVMPFPSGDDGRSKEEKSCAILDNRTAAEGYNQQYMSDQSFVPEGKSETELKVDEQIPLSEPAVNAEALPRIDSVNNIVEEASHQPEQTSESGEVSASDVATLSDRFSASVLALNMADGISTGNPAMQNQQREQISSGSSCEENLVMLFQSDGLGKGREENTHYVSENRTGTDGYNRQYMSEESFIAGAKSPERPLEAKCSAEVQTVSPVADVSSISLMQLTEVIRGLNEEEFRFLLDSRESVSNAGLGTGGGAFAKHGFTELLQRLNEELILTHFTKDIFHLQLAEHSELEMELEHQHHQLVDEISVLNDSLKEAHERNQFLAEEHVQCRSELQTVTSRREELEDQFHTAKAEVEEFSSRARELQSRLERSERDLFSLSTELDGFKILIADLQMENKKLDGTIASMTEERQKLVEERVLLLDENENLSKELADGKSLVAALQVENSNLSGSLSSVTEERTKLEEEKGHLFHANEKLSLELADCKGLVAALQVENTSLNGSLALVTEQRSRLEEDQEHLNFESERLTSKLFVLQDQFSTEHAERMKVESSLKEMTMRLEQLTEENILLQNSLEVFKAKVREIDGQQSPILCQAGNEVSQEVRSRGHESVTDYEDSHQTTGKQDGEVYSPVLEKPSSDGLAVEPPIPLPEQEVFDDSYVFVALKGHLEGAEKILQKLEKAIEGAHFHSTSFSRKVAAPGISKLIQAFESKVHVDEQEEEERDPTENQSPADPFMVAKELAGNLRALIKQLEMDAENASVLFTGERDGRKIADATFMELTAEHEALKEHSNNLEAANIELEVLFEALKQHVCEVEVKDGELEVLFESLKLQGINLKAENRELGEKLCGYQSRISDLQSCLDGLQHGSNEMASSISNQLENMQKEMAERVLLLEDWNSTVAEILEVVGKLDESVGEVLTSTISIGTQDAVNVSSRVAASVSSATKAIEALQGKLQAAQTDHEEICTLHKHVNEKFDDLHGKNELAISILHKMHGRLRQLVISSCGSVDESEKNIQIEKLLDPLDYSEYEMLLEQLDDFLEEKLQLRTVNNKLTAELIRREREFEEMSRRCLDAYTVHKLVDDVESVLKLGEDEINLDKTHASHLESVVSLLVQKFKELDAQVGLSREEFGSKMNELTELQDKIHQLESLCFEHENEIFILKDSLHLAEETLIAAHSELQEKRSELEQTEQRVSSVREKLGIAVAKGKGLIVQRDGLKQSLADTSSQLERSLHELQLKDSRIQEVETKLKTYSEAGERVEALESELSYIRNSATALRESFLHKDSVLQRIEEILEDLDLSEHFHSRDIIEKIDWLARSTTGNSVPLTDWDQKSSAGGGSYSDAAFAALDAWKDDVQPSSNSEDDMRRKFEELQNRLYGLAEQNEMLEQSLMERNNLVQRLEELLDRIDMPSQFRSVEPEDRIEWLGKALSEAQHDRNSLMQKIDNFENYCGSLSADLEESQRRVSELEADLQAVSQEREDLSERLEILTHEHEKLSARMVEFKLEKEKLQSEVTGLSEKLVERLGNEDKIVIIEGKIKRLQDLASDALQESGTMDLVSGSDSIHCLEELLRKLIENYAILSSKNPVIGDAADRHDAENVDAIAEVRSIDTLDSREQDMALLKTELEEAMRELMQVREERDRYLEKQQSLYCEVEALSIKREELEKILSQEEQKSASVREKFNVAVRKGKSLLQQRDGLKQIVDEKNAEVENLKSEITYRENALAEYEQKFKKLSAYPERVEALESECLLLRNRLTETEHYLQEKGRILSMALNALNNIGVDGEFNSGDPIERLEQLGKLFYDLRTAVASSEQEMRKSKKAAELLLAELNEVQERNDVLQEELATAANEVVELSKERDLAEAAKLEANSRLESLSTVRSEERKNQLSEFKGIKSGLNQLRKGFYDVNNLLADVFSKDLEFLHNLEAGIDSCLKTKNVEQVIVPFFCGSDGFITGDSESKEMDSWSDSKTHGQLDEDVFGIYNFVMHHLHEFVTEIGDLEEKLRKHSVSLHKQNSSLSNLVAAVHGEMTSQKESVESMKRDIIRIESVKSEKDMELNILQRNIAVLYEACASSVMEVENHRLGLVGNNMTAGEVGLNLKSTAFADGGQAHFYSEESIRNMADRLVLAVRNFASLKTETIVGNGKEMKITIANLQKELHEKDIQNERICSELVSQIKEAEAATRSYSLDLQSSQTWVHDLEEQVEAIERERNLLKQRVKELQDAQVASTELEDRIRSYTDVLTAKDQEIEALMQALDEEEAQMETLKNKIEELEKVVQQKNLDVKNLEGSRGKALKKLSITVTKFDELHQFSESLLAEVEKLQAQLQDRDAEISFLRQEVTRCTNDVLVASQMSSKRTSDEIHEFLAWFDSMIARFGVHDVHLDDKNDHDIHEHKEILQKKITSIVSEWEDLWVVAQSKDALLEVERSKVEELTRKEEFLEKSLREKDSRLNLLEGVRDSERATSMTSEILEVEPVVNKRTVAGTSIASQVRSLRKGNNDQVAIAIDMDPGSSGRLEDEDDDKVHGFKSLVTSRIVPRFTRPVTDMIDGLWVSCDRALMRQPALRLGIIIYWAILHALLATLVV, from the exons ATGGATGAGGTATCCCTTGAACCAGAGCAAACTGGTGAGTCAGGAGATGTATCTGCATATGATGGTGCTACCTTGTCGGATGGGTTTTCAGCTtctgttttgaatttatatgaGGTAGATGGGATCTCATCTGCCAATCTTGCCATGAAAAATCAGAAGAGTGAACAGATAGTGCCTGGATCATATTACGAAGAAAACTCGGTCATGCCTTTTCCGTCTGGGGATGATGgaagaagcaaagaagaaaagagTTGTGCCATTTTGGACAATAGAACAGCTGCAGAGGGGTACAATCAGCAATATATGTCTGATCAATCTTTTGTACCTGAAGGTAAAAGTGAAACAGAGCTTAAAGTAGACGAGCAGATTCCTCTTTCTGAGCCTGCTGTAAATGCTGAAGCTCTTCCAAGGATAGATTCAGTAAATAATATTGTGGAGGAGGCATCCCATCAACCAGAACAAACTAGTGAATCAGGAGAAGTGTCTGCATCTGATGTTGCGACCTTGTCAGATAGGTTTTCAGCTTCTGTTTTGGCTTTAAATATGGCAGATGGGATCTCAACTGGTAATCCTGCCATGCAAAATCAGCAAAGAGAACAAATATCGTCAGGTTCATCTTGTGAAGAAAACTTGGTCATGCTTTTCCAGTCTGATGGCCTTGGAAAAGGCAGGGAAGAAAATACTCATTATGTTTCAGAGAATAGGACAGGCACAGATGGTTACAATCGACAATATATGTCTGAAGAATCTTTTATAGCTGGGGCTAAAAGCCCTGAAAGACCTCTTGAAGCTAAATGTTCCGCTGAAGTACAGACTGTGTCTCCTGTTGCAGATGTGAGTTCAATCAGTCTCATGCAGCTCACGGAAGTGATAAGGGGGCTCAATGAAGAAGAGTTTAGGTTTTTGCTCGATTCAAGAGAATCAGTTTCTAATGCAGGGTTGGGGACTGGTGGTGGGGCTTTTGCAAAACATGGCTTTACAGAATTATTGCAGAGACTCAATGAAGAGTTAATTCTCACACATTTTACAAAAGATATCTTTCACTTGCAACTTGCTGAACACTCAGAGCTAGAGATGGAGTTAGAGCACCAGCACCATCAGCTGGTTGATGAAATATCTGTGCTTAATGATTCACTCAAGGAAGCTCATGAGAGGAATCAATTCCTTGCTGAAGAGCATGTTCAGTGCAGATCTGAACTCCAGACTGTTACTAGCAGGAGGGAGGAGCTCGAAGATCAATTTCATACAGCGAAGGCAGAAGTTGAGGAATTTTCTTCTAGAGCACGCGAGTTGCAGAGTAGATTGGAAAGGTCAGAAAGGGATTTGTTTAGCCTGTCAACAGAGTTGGATGGCTTCAAGATTTTGATAGCAGATTTACAGATGGAAAACAAGAAATTAGATGGGACCATTGCTTCTATGACTGAAGAGAGACAGAAACTTGTGGAGGAGAGGGTGCTTTTACTCGATGAGAATGAGAATCTGTCAAAAGAATTAGCTGATGGCAAGAGTTTGGTGGCAGCTTTACAGGTTGAAAATTCCAACTTGAGTGGGAGTCTGTCTTCAGTGACTGAGGAGAGAACGAAGCTTGAAGAGGAAAAGGGGCATCTTTTCCATGCTAATGAGAAACTCTCTCTAGAATTGGCTGACTGTAAAGGTTTGGTGGCAGCTTTGCAGGTAGAAAACACTAGCTTAAATGGGAGTCTTGCTTTGGTAACAGAGCAAAGAAGCAGGCTTGAAGAGGACCAGGAGCATCTTAATTTTGAGAGCGAGAGGCTTACTTCCAAACTTTTTGTTCTTCAAGACCAATTTTCTACTGAACACGCTGAGCGGATGAAGGTTGAAAGCAGCCTGAAGGAAATGACAATGCGCCTTGAACAACTCACTGAGGAAAACATTCTACTTCAGAACAGTCTGGAGGTATTCAAAGCTAAAGTAAGAGAGATAGATGGCCAGCAAAGCCCAATACTTTGCCAAGCTGGGAATGAAGTCAGTCAGGAAGTACGAAGTAGGGGCCATGAAAGTGTGACAGATTATGAAGATTCTCACCAGACTACAGGGAAGCAAGATGGTGAAGTCTATTCTCCTGTGTTGGAGAAGCCCTCATCTGATGGCCTTGCAGTAGAACCACCAATCCCGCTGCCTGAACAAGAAGTCTTTGACGACTCTTATGTGTTTGTTGCCTTGAAGGGACACTTGGAGGGGGCggagaaaatattgcaaaaacttgaaaaagcaATAGAAGGGGCACATTTTCATTCCACTTCTTTTAGCCGGAAAGTTGCTGCACCAGGGATATCAAAACTGATTCAAGCCTTTGAGTCAAAGGTGCATGTTGATGAACAAGAGGAAGAGGAAAGGGATCCTACTGAAAATCAATCACCAGCAGATCCATTCATGGTAGCAAAAGAGCTAGCTGGAAATTTGAGAGCATTGATAAAGCAGCTGGAAATGGATGCTGAGAATGCCAGTGTACTCTTCACAGGGGAGCGAGATGGTAGGAAAATAGCTGATGCCACATTCATGGAACTCACAGCTGAACACGAAGCTCTGAAGGAACATAGTAACAATTTGGAAGCAGCCAACATTGAGCTTGAGGTTCTATTTGAAGCTTTAAAGCAACATGTTTGTGAGGTTGAAGTGAAGGATGGTGAACTTGAAGTTCTCTTTGAATCCTTAAAGTTGCAAGGCATCAATCTCAAAGCAGAAAACCGTGAGCTTGGTGAAAAGCTTTGTGGGTATCAATCAAGAATTAGTGACTTGCAGAGTTGTTTGGATGGTTTACAGCATGGTTCAAATGAGATGGCTTCTTCCATCAGCAATCAGTTGGAGAATATGCAGAAAGAAATGGCTGAGAGGGTGTTGTTACTTGAAGATTGGAATTCTACAGTGGCTGAAATCCTTGAAGTTGTTGGGAAGCTTGATGAATCAGTTGGGGAAGTTTTAACCTCGACCATCTCAATTGGCACTCAGGATGCTGTGAATGTCAGTAGCCGGGTTGCTGCTTCTGTTAGTTCTGCTACCAAAGCGATTGAGGCTCTGCAGGGGAAACTCCAAGCTGCTCAGACCGACCATGAGGAAATCTGTACCTTACACAAACATGTGAATGAGAAATTTGATGATTTGCATGGAAAGAATGAATTGGCTATTAGTATATTGCATAAGATGCATGGTAGACTGAGGCAACTTGTGATCAGTTCCTGTGGATCTGTGGATGAAAGTGAGAAAAACATACAAATTGAGAAACTGCTTGATCCTTTAGATTATAGTGAATATGAGATGCTGTTGGAACAACTGGATGATTTTTTAGAGGAGAAGCTGCAGCTCAGAACTGTTAACAATAAACTCACAGCAGAGTTAATCCGTAGAGAAAGAGAGTTTGAGGAAATGAGCAGAAGATGCCTTGATGCATATACTGTCCATAAGTTAGTAGATGATGTGGAGAGTGTGCTAAAACTGGGTGAAGATGAGATTAACTTGGATAAAACTCATGCTTCTCATTTGGAGTCAGTGGTGTCTCTTCTTGTTCAGAAATTTAAGGAGCTTGATGCGCAGGTTGGCTTGTCTAGAGAAGAGTTTGGGTCCAAGATGAATGAATTGACTGAATTGCAGGATAAGATACATCAGTTAGAATCCTTGTGCTTTGAGCACGAAAATGAGATCTTCATTCTTAAGGACAGTTTACACCTCGCGGAGGAAACCCTCATTGCTGCACACTCTGAATTACAGGAGAAAAGAAGTGAACTTGAACAGACAGAGCAGCGAGTATCTTCTGTTAGAGAGAAACTTGGCATCGCTGTTGCCAAGGGCAAAGGCTTGATTGTGCAACGTGATGGTCTCAAACAGTCCCTGGCTGATACTTCTAGTCAACTGGAGAGAAGCTTGCATGAGCTACAGTTGAAAGACTCTAGGATTCAAGAAGTTGAAACAAAACTTAAGACCTACTCAGAGGCTGGTGAGCGTGTGGAAGCTCTAGAATCTGAGCTGTCATACATTCGCAACTCAGCCACTGCATTACGAGAATCGTTCCTTCATAAAGATTCTGTCCTGCAGAGAATAGAAGAGATTTTAGAAGATTTAGATCTGTCAGAGCATTTTCATTCTAGAGATATAATTGAAAAGATTGATTGGTTGGCGAGGTCAACTACTGGAAACTCAGTGCCTCTAACTGATTGGGACCAGAAAAGTTCTGCTGGAGGAGGTTCATATTCTGATGCAGCTTTTGCTGCTTTGGATGCTTGGAAAGATGATGTGCAGCCAAGCTCAAATTCAGAGGATgatatgagaagaaaatttgagGAGCTTCAAAATAGGTTATATGGGTTGGCTGAACAAAATGAAATGCTTGAACAATCTTTAATGGAAAGGAACAATTTAGTGCAGAGATTGGAAGAACTTTTGGACAGGATTGATATGCCTTCGCAGTTCCGCTCTGTTGAACCAGAGGATAGGATTGAGTGGTTAGGAAAAGCACTATCTGAGGCTCAACATGATAGAAACTCTCTCATGCAGAAGATTGATAATTTTGAAAACTATTGTGGATCACTAAGTGCTGATTTGGAAGAGTCACAAAGGAGAGTGTCTGAACTCGAGGCAGACCTCCAAGCAGTTAGTCAAGAGAGAGAGGACCTCTCAGAAAGATTGGAGATTCTGACTCATGAACATGAAAAACTTTCAGCGAGGATGGTTGAATTCAAACTTGAGAAAGAAAAGCTGCAGAGTGAAGTTACTGGTTTGAGTGAGAAATTAGTTGAGAGGCTCGGGAATGAGGATAAGATTGTCATCATTGAAGGCAAAATCAAAAGATTGCAGGATTTGGCTAGCGATGCATTGCAAGAGTCTGGAACCATGGATCTGGTTTCTGGAAGTGATAGTATTCATTGCCTGGAAGAGTTGCTGAGGAAGCTTATAGAGAATTATGCAATTCTTTCTTCAAAGAATCCTGTGATTGGGGATGCGGCTGACAGACACGATGCTGAAAATGTTGATGCTATTGCTGAAGTGAGAAGTATAGATACACTTGATTCCAGGGAACAGGATATGGCTCTTCTGAAAACAGAACTAGAGGAGGCTATGCGTGAGTTGATGCAggtgagggaggagagagatAGATATCTGGAGAAGCAGCAATCTTTGTATTGTGAAGTAGAAGCTCTCAGTATAAAAAGGGAGGAGTTGGAAAAGATACTCAGTCAGGAGGAGCAGAAGTCGGCTTCTGTGAGAGAGAAATTTAATGTTGCAGTTAGAAAAGGGAAGTCACTGTTGCAGCAGAGGGATGGTCTGAAGCAGATCGTTGATGAGAAGAATGCCGAGGTGGAAAATTTGAAATCGGAGATTACCTACAGGGAAAATGCTCTTGCAGAGTATGAGCAGAAGTTCAAAAAGTTGTCTGCTTACCCAGAAAGAGTAGAAGCCCTAGAATCTGAGTGTTTGTTGTTGAGAAATCGTCTCACAGAAACTGAACATTACTTGCAGGAGAAAGGACGCATATTGAGCATGGCTTTGAATGCTTTAAATAACATTGGTGTTGATGGTGAATTCAACAGTGGTGATCCAATTGAGAGGTTGGAACAACTTGGGAAACTATTCTACGATTTACGCACTGCTGTGGCTTCTTCAGAGCAGGAGATGAGGAAATCTAAAAAAGCAGCAGAGCTACTCCTTGCAGAGTTGAATGAGGTGCAAGAGAGAAATGATGTTCTCCAAGAGGAGCTGGCAACAGCTGCCAATGAAGTTGTTGAGCTTAGTAAGGAAAGGGATTTGGCAGAGGCTGCCAAACTTGAAGCTAATTCACGGCTTGAAAGTTTATCTACTGTTCGTTCTGAGGAAAGAAAGAACCAATTATCTGAATTTAAGGGAATAAAATCTGGTCTGAATCAACTCAGGAAGGGATTTTATGATGTTAATAACTTACTAGCTGATGTTTTCTCCAAGGACTTGGAATTTTTGCACAATCTGGAGGCTGGCATTGATTCATGTCTGAAAACAAAAAACGTTGAGCAAGTCATTGTGCCTTTTTTCTGTGGGTCTGATGGCTTTATAACTGGCGATTCAGAGAGCAAG GAAATGGATTCTTGGTCAGACTCCAAAACTCATGGGCAACTTGATGAAGATGTATTtggaatttataattttgttatgcATCATCTGCATGAATTTGTGACTGAAATTGGcgatcttgaagaaaaattacgcAAACACTCTGTCTCATTACATAAACAAAACAGCAGTCTATCTAACTTAGTGGCAGCTGTTCATGGGGAGATGACTTCCCAAAAAGAGTCGGTTGAATCTATGAAGAGAGACATTATTCGTATAGAGTCTGTCAAAAGTGAAAAAGACATGGAACTTAATATTTTGCAGAGAAACATTGCCGTGCTTTATGAAGCATGTGCTAGTTCAGTGATGGAAGTCGAAAACCATAGACTTGGCCTGGTTGGTAATAATATGACTGCTGGAGAAGTGGGTTTGAACTTAAAATCAACAGCATTTGCTGATGGTGGACAGGCTCATTTTTACTCTGAGGAATCTATCAGGAATATGGCAGACAGACTTGTGTTGGCTGTGAGGAATTTTGCTAGCTTGAAAACTGAAACTATTGTAGGTAATGGGAAGGAAATGAAGATTACAATAGCAAATTTACAGAAAGAGCTTCATGAGAAGGACATTCAGAATGAAAGGATTTGCTCGGAGCTGGTTAGTCAAATAAAGGAAGCTGAAGCTGCCACAAGAAGTTACTCACTAGATCTTCAATCTTCCCAAACATGGGTGCATGATTTGGAGGAACAGGTTGAAGCGATAGAGAGGGAAAGGAATTTACTAAAGCAGAGAGTAAAGGAGCTGCAGGATGCGCAAGTCGCCTCAACAGAGTTAGAGGATAGGATTAGATCATATACTGATGTACTTACTGCCAAAGACCAAG AAATTGAGGCACTGATGCAAGCACTCGATGAAGAGGAGGCACAGATGGAAACCCTGAAAAACAAGATTGAGGAATTGGAAAAGGTTGTGCAACAAAAGAATCTAGATGTCAAGAACCTTGAAGGTTCTCGTGGAAAGGCTCTGAAAAAGCTCTCCATCACTGTGACTAAGTTCGATGAGCTTCATCAATTTTCCGAGAGTCTCCTTGCTGAGGTTGAAAAGCTTCAAGCACAATTGCAAGATCGGGATGCAGAGATCTCTTTCTTAAGGCAAGAGGTTACTAGATGCACTAATGACGTTCTTGTTGCATCACAAATGAGTAGCAAGAGGACTTCAGATGAGATCCATGAGTTCTTGGCATGGTTTGACTCAATGATTGCTAGGTTTGGGGTGCATGATGTGCATCTTGATGATAAGAATGACCATGACATTCATGAACACAAGGAAATACTACAGAAGAAGATTACATCTATCGTATCAGAATGGGAAGATCTATGGGTGGTCGCTCAAAGTAAGGATGCATTGTTAGAAGTTGAAAGGAGCAAGGTAGAAGAGTTAACACGTAAAGAAGAATTTCTTGAGAAGTCTTTACGTGAGAAGGATTCAAGATTAAATTTGCTTGAGGGTGTTAGAGATTCTGAAAGGGCAACTAGCATGACCTCTGAAATTTTGGAAGTTGAACCTGTG GTGAACAAAAGGACAGTAGCTGGGACTTCCATTGCATCTCAAGTCCGCAGTTTGCGCAAAGGCAACAATGACCAAGTTGCTATTGCTATAGACATGGATCCTGGTAGTAGTGGTAGGTTAGAAGATGAGGATGATGACAAAG TTCATGGTTTCAAGTCACTTGTTACGTCAAGAATTGTGCCAAGATTTACGCGACCTGTGACTGACATGATTGATGGCCTTTG GGTTTCCTGTGATCGGGCTCTGATGAGACAACCTGCTCTACGGCTGGGTATTATAATCTATTGGGCCATATTGCATGCACTTCTTGCCACACTTGTGGTTTGA